One part of the Pandoraea faecigallinarum genome encodes these proteins:
- a CDS encoding AzlD domain-containing protein has translation MNYVVAILGMAAVTFAVKAAIFVLGDRVRFPEWLREALSFVPVTVLTAIIVPMTLAPHGEGLELTWRNPQLVAALLATAVCAATRHQLLTIGAGLAVFFAWQLGVLA, from the coding sequence ATGAACTATGTCGTCGCAATTCTCGGCATGGCGGCCGTGACGTTCGCGGTCAAGGCCGCCATCTTCGTCCTCGGCGATCGTGTGCGCTTCCCTGAGTGGCTGCGCGAAGCGTTATCGTTCGTGCCGGTCACGGTGCTCACCGCGATCATCGTGCCGATGACGCTGGCCCCGCACGGCGAGGGGCTCGAATTGACGTGGCGCAATCCGCAGCTCGTGGCGGCCCTGCTGGCGACTGCCGTGTGCGCGGCAACGCGCCACCAGCTGCTCACCATCGGGGCTGGACTCGCTGTCTTCTTCGCGTGGCAGCTCGGCGTTCTCGCCTAA
- a CDS encoding IS1182 family transposase: MLKIPTPTQHELEMVTLEELVPKDHLLRQIDAAVDFEFIREKVAHLYCADNGRPALDPVVMFKLLFIGYLFGVRSERQLMREVQVNVAYRWFARFRLTDKVPDASTFSQNRRRRFTDTTVYQEIFDEIVRQAMGRGLVDGRVLYTDSTHLKANANKNKFDVVKLEQTPAAYLEKLNAAVDADRAAHGKKPLNRDDDEPPSSKDTKISRTDPDSGYMVRDDKPKGFFYLDHRTVDAKHAIITDTHVTPASVHDSQPYLERLDRQRERFEFKVEAVGLDAGYFTPAVCQGLEEREIAGVMGYRTPNHKPGLFYKRQFQYDAYRNEYVCPQGQALPYSTTNRLGYREYKSDARICRCCPVRAQCTNSANAVKVVTRHVWERAKQRVDARRLSEWGRRIYARRKETVERSFADAKQLHGHRYARMRGLRKVAEQCLLAAAAQNIKKIAMLVARLRARLGERSYLWRPFRWLMSVLRACLSMCAPLRCPFALA; encoded by the coding sequence ATGCTAAAGATCCCGACGCCCACGCAGCACGAACTCGAGATGGTGACGCTCGAGGAACTCGTGCCGAAGGACCACCTGCTGCGCCAGATCGACGCGGCAGTGGATTTCGAATTCATCCGCGAAAAGGTCGCGCATCTGTACTGCGCAGACAACGGTCGTCCGGCGCTCGATCCGGTGGTGATGTTCAAGCTGCTGTTCATCGGCTACCTGTTTGGGGTGCGCAGTGAGCGGCAGTTGATGCGCGAGGTCCAGGTCAACGTCGCCTACCGGTGGTTCGCCCGGTTTCGGCTGACCGACAAGGTGCCGGATGCGTCGACGTTCTCACAGAATCGCCGCCGACGCTTCACGGACACGACGGTGTATCAGGAGATCTTCGACGAGATCGTGCGCCAGGCGATGGGCCGTGGTCTGGTCGATGGCCGTGTGCTGTACACCGACAGCACGCACCTGAAGGCCAACGCGAACAAGAACAAGTTCGACGTGGTAAAGCTGGAACAGACGCCTGCGGCCTATCTGGAGAAGCTCAATGCGGCAGTGGATGCGGACCGGGCCGCGCATGGCAAGAAGCCGCTGAATCGGGACGACGATGAGCCGCCGTCGAGCAAGGACACCAAGATTAGCCGGACCGATCCGGACAGCGGCTACATGGTGCGGGACGACAAGCCGAAGGGCTTCTTCTATCTGGACCACCGCACGGTGGACGCCAAGCACGCGATCATTACCGATACGCATGTGACGCCGGCCTCGGTGCACGACAGCCAGCCGTATCTGGAGCGGCTGGATCGACAGCGCGAGCGCTTTGAGTTCAAGGTGGAAGCGGTGGGGCTGGATGCTGGCTACTTCACGCCAGCGGTGTGCCAGGGGCTGGAGGAGCGGGAGATTGCCGGGGTGATGGGCTATCGCACGCCGAACCACAAGCCGGGGCTGTTCTACAAACGGCAGTTCCAGTACGACGCGTACCGCAACGAGTACGTGTGCCCGCAGGGACAGGCGCTGCCGTACAGCACGACTAACCGGCTCGGCTATCGGGAATACAAATCCGATGCTCGGATATGCCGGTGCTGCCCGGTACGAGCACAGTGCACGAACAGTGCCAACGCGGTGAAGGTGGTGACGCGCCACGTCTGGGAGCGCGCCAAGCAGCGGGTGGACGCGAGGCGGCTGAGCGAGTGGGGACGACGCATTTACGCGCGGCGCAAGGAGACGGTGGAACGCAGCTTTGCCGATGCCAAGCAACTGCATGGGCATCGCTATGCGCGCATGCGCGGGCTGCGCAAGGTGGCCGAGCAGTGCTTGTTGGCTGCGGCGGCGCAGAACATCAAGAAAATTGCGATGCTGGTGGCGCGCCTACGGGCGCGTTTAGGCGAGCGTTCGTACCTCTGGCGCCCGTTTCGGTGGCTCATGAGCGTCCTGAGGGCTTGTCTCTCAATGTGCGCGCCCTTACGCTGCCCATTCGCCCTTGCCTAA
- a CDS encoding DUF934 domain-containing protein has protein sequence MLIDRNGLPAEDVWTYLGADTPIPVDAANESCQQSVLPLDAWLAANERGAAPAGIRVQGHDDPERIAALLPQLELVVIEFPKTRDGRGFTLAKFLRDKWNFQGAIRAAGPLLPDQLAMLWACGFDSLLSSSEVPTARWREAALAAQARAGRPRTLLARLTA, from the coding sequence ATGTTGATTGATCGTAACGGCCTGCCGGCCGAAGACGTCTGGACCTATCTCGGCGCCGACACACCGATTCCGGTGGACGCGGCGAACGAGTCCTGTCAGCAGAGCGTGCTGCCGCTCGATGCGTGGCTTGCCGCGAACGAGCGCGGCGCGGCCCCCGCCGGCATTCGCGTGCAGGGCCACGACGATCCCGAGCGTATCGCTGCATTGCTGCCGCAACTCGAACTCGTCGTGATCGAATTTCCCAAGACGCGCGATGGCCGCGGGTTCACGCTCGCGAAGTTTCTGCGCGACAAATGGAATTTCCAGGGTGCGATCCGCGCCGCAGGCCCGCTGTTGCCCGACCAACTGGCGATGTTGTGGGCATGCGGATTCGACAGCCTGCTCTCGTCCTCCGAGGTGCCCACGGCGCGCTGGCGCGAGGCGGCGCTCGCGGCACAGGCGCGCGCAGGGCGTCCGCGCACGCTGCTCGCGCGACTGACGGCCTGA
- a CDS encoding ferritin-like domain-containing protein has product MNESLDHLIDWLRDAYAMEKHAETMLKAQASRLDHYPELKVRIEQHIEETLGQQKLLETCLEGLGSSPSAIKDLAGRIGAFGQALGGGLASDEVVKGAMAGYVFENIEIAAYTTLIAAARQCGRDDVRKTCEMILPQEIEMARWLLAHLPRVTETYLARDSVDDDAAKR; this is encoded by the coding sequence ATGAACGAATCATTGGACCACCTGATCGACTGGCTTCGAGATGCGTACGCGATGGAGAAGCATGCCGAGACCATGCTCAAGGCGCAGGCGTCGCGGCTCGATCACTATCCCGAGCTGAAGGTCAGGATCGAGCAGCACATCGAAGAGACGCTCGGGCAGCAAAAACTGCTCGAAACGTGTCTGGAAGGGCTGGGCAGCAGTCCGTCCGCGATAAAGGATCTCGCGGGCCGCATCGGCGCGTTCGGACAGGCGCTCGGTGGCGGTTTGGCGTCGGACGAGGTGGTGAAGGGCGCGATGGCGGGATACGTTTTCGAGAACATCGAAATCGCCGCCTACACGACCCTGATCGCCGCCGCCAGACAATGCGGACGTGACGACGTGCGCAAGACGTGCGAGATGATCCTGCCGCAGGAGATCGAGATGGCGCGCTGGCTTCTTGCGCATCTTCCTCGTGTCACGGAGACTTATCTGGCCCGCGATTCGGTCGACGACGACGCGGCAAAGCGTTGA
- the gshA gene encoding glutamate--cysteine ligase: MQPAHRDLLGQGLSGIERETLRVEDNGALALTPHPRALGSALTNDEITTDYSEALLEFITPPQRDAAEVIARLNEIHQFAYRKLGAELLWSDSMPPALPPEEVIPIADYGTSHIGLLKHVYRRGLALRYGKPMQCIAGIHYNFSLAEPVWELLREAEGSTDSARDYQSARYVALIRNFRRYSWLLMYLFGASPVLHAEFLRGRNHGLESFDEGTLGLPYATSLRMSDLGYQNSAQSEVSPCYDCLPSYIDALTQAVSQPHPAYEALGTKRNGEWIQLSTNLLQIENEFYATIRPKRVTYSGERPVQALARRGVQYVEVRCIDIDPFQPVGIDVDTARFIDAFLLFCALENSPSCSNAENAENRDNFAHVVKEGRKPGLRLHRGGEAITLFDWAQELLDRIDRTAAAFDAQRGGAHYAHSMALQRAKVQDVSLTPSARVMAALEPLRGTKGGAFQAFALDWSKRHARTLREMPLDAAVVEHFETLARKSLDAQAELERTQVGDFDAFVAAYRAGTLGTVSV, encoded by the coding sequence ATGCAACCGGCGCACCGGGACCTGCTCGGTCAGGGCCTGTCGGGAATCGAACGCGAAACGCTGCGCGTCGAAGACAACGGCGCACTCGCACTGACGCCGCATCCGCGCGCGCTCGGCTCGGCGCTGACCAACGACGAGATCACCACCGACTACTCAGAAGCGCTGCTCGAATTCATTACGCCGCCGCAACGCGACGCCGCCGAGGTCATCGCCCGCCTCAATGAGATCCATCAGTTCGCCTATCGCAAGCTCGGCGCCGAGCTGCTGTGGAGCGATTCGATGCCGCCCGCACTGCCGCCCGAGGAGGTGATTCCGATTGCCGACTACGGCACCTCGCACATCGGCCTGCTCAAGCACGTGTATCGCCGGGGCCTCGCGCTACGTTATGGCAAGCCGATGCAGTGCATCGCCGGCATCCATTACAACTTCTCGCTGGCCGAACCTGTCTGGGAACTGCTGCGCGAAGCCGAAGGTTCGACGGATTCCGCGCGCGACTATCAGTCGGCGCGGTATGTCGCCCTCATTCGCAATTTTCGCCGTTATAGCTGGCTGTTGATGTATCTGTTCGGGGCGTCGCCGGTGCTGCATGCCGAGTTCCTGCGCGGGCGCAACCACGGTCTGGAGTCGTTCGACGAGGGCACCCTGGGTCTGCCGTACGCCACGAGCCTGCGCATGAGCGATCTCGGCTATCAGAACAGTGCGCAGTCCGAAGTCTCGCCGTGCTACGACTGTCTGCCAAGCTACATCGATGCGCTCACGCAAGCTGTCAGCCAGCCGCATCCCGCCTACGAGGCGCTCGGCACGAAGCGTAACGGTGAATGGATTCAGTTGTCGACGAACTTGCTGCAAATCGAAAACGAGTTCTATGCGACGATTCGCCCGAAGCGCGTGACGTATAGCGGCGAGCGTCCGGTACAGGCACTGGCGCGCCGTGGCGTGCAGTACGTCGAAGTGCGCTGCATCGACATCGATCCCTTCCAGCCTGTCGGTATCGATGTCGACACGGCACGCTTCATCGACGCCTTCCTGCTGTTCTGCGCGCTGGAAAACAGCCCGTCGTGCTCGAATGCGGAGAACGCGGAAAATCGCGACAACTTCGCGCACGTGGTGAAGGAGGGCCGCAAGCCCGGTTTGAGGCTGCACCGCGGTGGCGAGGCGATCACGTTGTTCGACTGGGCGCAGGAGTTGCTCGATCGCATCGACCGCACGGCCGCGGCGTTCGACGCGCAACGGGGCGGCGCGCATTACGCGCATTCGATGGCGCTGCAACGCGCCAAGGTACAGGACGTGTCGCTCACGCCGTCCGCACGCGTGATGGCGGCGCTCGAACCGCTGCGCGGCACGAAGGGCGGCGCGTTTCAGGCGTTTGCGCTGGATTGGAGCAAGCGTCACGCGCGCACGCTGCGCGAGATGCCGCTCGACGCGGCCGTCGTCGAACACTTCGAGACGCTGGCGCGCAAGTCGCTCGACGCGCAGGCCGAACTCGAACGCACGCAAGTCGGCGATTTCGACGCGTTCGTGGCGGCCTATCGTGCCGGAACGCTCGGGACGGTGAGTGTCTGA
- a CDS encoding sulfite exporter TauE/SafE family protein has protein sequence MMNTQHFADLLPLLSLGLVTFLLAGFVKGVIGLGLPTVAVGLLGLAMPTAEAAALLIVPSLVTNVWQLLAGPRFAALARRLWPMLLGICIGTWAGGGWLANGGNLAGMALGGALLVYAALGLAAVRLHMPKTWTSSRVSALGGGIGVVTGLVTAATGVFVIPAVPFLQALDLEKDDLVQALGLSFTVSTIALAAGLARDGIFHGHAIGVSLLAVAPALGGMFFGQWVRARVSAPVFRRCFFVGLAMLGAELVIQHMR, from the coding sequence ATGATGAATACTCAACACTTCGCTGATCTTCTCCCCCTGCTCTCGCTGGGCCTCGTTACCTTCCTGCTTGCCGGATTTGTCAAAGGCGTGATCGGGCTGGGCCTTCCGACGGTGGCCGTCGGTCTGCTGGGCCTTGCCATGCCGACGGCCGAGGCGGCCGCCCTGCTGATCGTGCCCTCGCTCGTGACAAACGTCTGGCAGTTGCTGGCCGGGCCGCGCTTTGCCGCGCTGGCCAGGCGCCTGTGGCCGATGCTTCTCGGTATCTGTATCGGTACCTGGGCGGGTGGCGGATGGCTCGCAAATGGCGGCAATCTGGCCGGAATGGCGTTGGGGGGGGCGTTGCTCGTCTATGCGGCGCTCGGGCTGGCGGCCGTGCGGCTTCACATGCCGAAAACATGGACGAGTTCGCGTGTGAGCGCGCTTGGCGGCGGCATTGGTGTCGTTACGGGCCTGGTGACGGCCGCAACTGGCGTCTTCGTCATTCCCGCCGTGCCGTTTCTTCAGGCGCTCGATCTCGAGAAGGACGATCTCGTACAGGCGCTGGGTCTGTCGTTCACGGTGTCCACGATTGCGCTGGCCGCCGGACTGGCGCGCGACGGCATCTTCCACGGCCATGCCATCGGTGTATCGCTGCTTGCGGTTGCGCCGGCGCTGGGCGGCATGTTCTTCGGCCAATGGGTGCGCGCCCGCGTGAGCGCGCCCGTGTTCCGCCGCTGCTTCTTCGTGGGGCTGGCCATGCTGGGTGCCGAGTTGGTGATTCAGCACATGCGTTGA
- a CDS encoding AMP-binding protein produces the protein MPHTQGFGDARDLLLAQRAHYDVAYRDFRWPVLSQFNWALDFFDPQAQGNDNPALWVVEEDGRETRLSFAEMSARSNRVANFLREHGVARGDRVLLMLPNQVELWDLMLACMKLGAVMIPATTLLAAGDLADRLERGRVRHVVTTARDALKFASLPGGYQRIAVGDGAPAGWTPLAPAYDASARFTPDGITLATDPLLLYFTSGTTSRPKLVLHTHQSYPVGHLATMYWLGLQPGDIHWNISSPGWAKHAWSCFFAPWNAGATIFIYNFSRFDARAALQTAARCGVTTLCAPPTVWRMMIQEDLTRHAVKFRELIGAGEPLNPEVIDQVRRAWNITIRDGYGQTETCCQIGNSPGQAVKAGAMGRPMPGYRVVLLDADGNEADEGEVALVLSPRPTGLMQGYEDDPGKTADAMRDGYYHTGDVAMRDERGYFTYVGRADDVFKASDYRISPFELESEIIKHPAVAEAGVVPSPDPVRLAVPKAFITLRSGFQADDRLALDILRFCRDQLAPYKRIRRIEFCDLPKTISGKIRRVELRRTEEGRSLELRREREFWDVDFADLK, from the coding sequence ATGCCGCACACCCAGGGATTCGGCGACGCACGCGATCTACTGCTCGCGCAGCGCGCTCATTACGACGTGGCGTACCGTGATTTCCGCTGGCCAGTCCTCTCGCAATTCAATTGGGCGCTGGACTTCTTCGATCCGCAGGCGCAGGGCAACGACAACCCGGCCCTCTGGGTCGTCGAGGAGGACGGCCGGGAAACACGTCTGTCGTTCGCCGAGATGTCCGCCCGCTCCAATCGCGTCGCCAATTTTCTTCGCGAACATGGTGTCGCGCGCGGGGACCGTGTGCTGCTCATGCTGCCCAATCAGGTCGAGCTCTGGGACCTCATGCTCGCCTGCATGAAGCTCGGCGCCGTCATGATTCCCGCCACGACGCTGCTCGCGGCGGGCGACCTCGCCGACCGGCTCGAACGTGGGCGCGTCCGTCACGTGGTCACCACCGCGCGAGACGCACTCAAGTTCGCCAGCCTGCCAGGCGGCTACCAGCGCATCGCCGTTGGCGACGGGGCGCCCGCCGGATGGACGCCGCTCGCGCCGGCCTACGATGCGTCGGCCCGCTTCACGCCAGATGGCATCACGCTCGCAACCGATCCGCTGTTGCTGTACTTCACGTCGGGCACGACATCGCGTCCCAAACTCGTGCTGCACACGCATCAAAGCTATCCCGTCGGCCATCTCGCCACGATGTACTGGCTCGGCCTGCAACCCGGTGACATTCACTGGAACATCAGTTCGCCGGGATGGGCGAAGCACGCGTGGAGTTGTTTCTTCGCACCGTGGAATGCCGGGGCCACCATCTTCATCTACAACTTTTCGCGCTTCGACGCACGCGCCGCGCTCCAGACCGCCGCGCGTTGTGGTGTCACCACCCTGTGCGCGCCGCCGACCGTCTGGCGCATGATGATTCAGGAAGACCTCACGCGGCACGCCGTGAAATTCCGCGAACTGATCGGTGCGGGCGAGCCGCTCAATCCCGAGGTGATCGATCAGGTCCGGCGCGCATGGAACATCACGATCCGCGATGGTTACGGGCAGACGGAGACCTGCTGCCAGATCGGCAATTCGCCGGGGCAGGCCGTCAAGGCAGGCGCCATGGGACGCCCGATGCCGGGGTATCGCGTCGTGCTGCTCGACGCGGATGGCAACGAAGCCGACGAGGGTGAAGTGGCGCTGGTGTTGTCACCGCGCCCGACAGGCCTGATGCAAGGGTACGAGGACGATCCCGGGAAGACGGCCGACGCGATGCGTGACGGCTACTATCACACCGGTGACGTCGCCATGCGCGATGAGCGCGGTTATTTCACTTATGTCGGCCGCGCAGACGATGTTTTCAAGGCCTCCGATTACCGCATCAGCCCGTTCGAACTGGAGAGCGAAATCATCAAGCATCCGGCTGTCGCCGAGGCGGGCGTCGTCCCGAGCCCCGACCCCGTCAGGCTCGCCGTGCCGAAGGCCTTCATCACGCTGCGCTCCGGATTTCAGGCCGACGATCGGCTCGCGCTCGACATACTGCGTTTCTGCCGCGACCAGCTCGCGCCTTACAAGCGCATTCGCCGCATCGAGTTTTGCGATTTGCCGAAGACGATCTCCGGCAAGATTCGCCGCGTCGAACTCCGGCGCACGGAGGAGGGCCGCAGCCTGGAGCTGCGTCGTGAAAGGGAGTTCTGGGATGTCGACTTTGCCGATCTGAAGTGA
- a CDS encoding DUF2849 domain-containing protein, producing the protein MNAGNLISANRLKDGLVVWLDQQHNWVDDLAQAHVFDEHSLDQAQAAAKASVAANLIVDPVPRPAQPGEAGPVPVDFRERLRARGPSVREDLGKQAADDGVHAALAHAPALSVAPEHAGIYRYDASEREYLKDRAKEFGQQVARRLSGELSEDDFKVYRLMNGLYLQLHGYMLRVAIPYGTLSAVQLRQLAFVANRYDKGYGHFTTRQNLQFNWPTLTDAPEILSALADVDLHAIQTSGNCIRNVTTDQFAGAAKDEVVDPRVYAEILRQWSTDHPEFTYLPRKFKIAITGGQTDRAAVRFHDIGILARTNEQGDVGFQIYAGGGLGRTPIVGTLVREWLPEADLLRFVEAILRVYNALGRRDNIYKARIKILIKEMQPAKFIEMIEEEFARIAQTHRPLADNVVKAIGERFIVPEFATLPAVSAAFTQAYENDVEFKRWVDTCTHEHKVPGYISAVVSLKPPGGIPGDASAQEMLVLADLADEYSFSELRVTHEQNLVLPHVQRDALYALWKQLKAAGLATPNIGLISDAIACPGLDYCALANARSVPVAQRIALRFTEAQQRDIGPVTLNVSGCINACAHHHVAHIGILGVDKAGKENYQITLGGSADDNAAVGKILGPGVSYEAVPQVIENILERYLKLRNEGERFIDTLGRVGAEEFKGALHVD; encoded by the coding sequence ATGAATGCAGGCAATCTGATTTCGGCGAACCGGCTCAAAGACGGTCTGGTCGTCTGGCTGGACCAGCAACACAACTGGGTAGATGACCTGGCGCAGGCGCACGTGTTCGACGAACACAGTCTCGACCAGGCGCAAGCCGCCGCCAAGGCCTCCGTAGCCGCCAATCTCATCGTGGATCCCGTCCCGCGCCCGGCGCAACCCGGCGAAGCGGGCCCGGTGCCGGTGGACTTTCGCGAGCGACTGCGCGCACGGGGTCCGTCGGTACGTGAAGATCTCGGCAAGCAGGCCGCCGACGACGGCGTGCACGCTGCGCTTGCCCATGCCCCCGCACTGAGCGTCGCCCCGGAGCATGCGGGCATCTATCGCTACGACGCGTCCGAGCGCGAGTATCTGAAGGACCGCGCGAAGGAATTCGGTCAACAGGTCGCGCGCCGGCTGAGCGGCGAACTGAGCGAAGACGATTTCAAGGTCTACCGTCTGATGAACGGTCTGTACCTGCAATTGCATGGCTACATGCTGCGTGTGGCGATTCCTTACGGCACACTGAGCGCGGTGCAACTGCGTCAGCTTGCGTTCGTGGCGAACCGTTACGACAAAGGTTACGGGCACTTCACCACGCGTCAGAACCTGCAATTCAACTGGCCCACGCTCACCGATGCGCCGGAGATTCTGTCGGCGCTGGCCGACGTCGATCTGCACGCCATCCAGACCAGCGGCAACTGCATTCGCAACGTGACGACCGATCAGTTCGCCGGTGCGGCGAAAGACGAAGTCGTCGACCCGCGCGTGTACGCCGAGATCCTGCGTCAATGGTCGACGGACCATCCCGAGTTCACCTATTTGCCGCGTAAGTTCAAGATCGCGATTACCGGCGGACAGACGGATCGCGCGGCCGTGCGTTTTCACGACATCGGCATACTCGCGCGGACCAATGAGCAAGGAGACGTCGGATTCCAGATTTACGCAGGCGGTGGTCTGGGCCGCACGCCCATCGTGGGCACGCTCGTGCGCGAGTGGCTGCCCGAAGCCGATCTGCTGCGCTTCGTCGAGGCGATCCTGCGCGTGTACAACGCGCTGGGCCGTCGCGACAACATCTACAAGGCGCGCATCAAGATCCTCATCAAGGAAATGCAGCCCGCGAAGTTCATCGAGATGATCGAGGAAGAATTCGCGCGCATTGCACAGACGCATCGCCCGCTGGCGGACAACGTCGTCAAGGCCATCGGCGAGCGGTTCATCGTTCCCGAGTTCGCGACGCTGCCGGCAGTCTCGGCCGCGTTCACGCAGGCCTATGAGAACGACGTCGAATTCAAGCGCTGGGTCGACACCTGCACGCACGAGCACAAGGTGCCGGGCTACATCAGCGCGGTCGTCTCGCTCAAGCCGCCCGGTGGCATTCCCGGCGACGCGAGCGCTCAGGAGATGTTGGTGCTGGCCGATCTGGCCGACGAGTATTCGTTCAGCGAACTGCGTGTGACGCACGAACAGAACCTCGTGCTGCCGCACGTGCAGCGCGACGCGCTGTATGCGCTGTGGAAGCAGCTCAAGGCAGCGGGTCTTGCAACGCCGAACATCGGGCTGATCTCTGATGCCATCGCATGCCCGGGACTGGACTACTGCGCGCTCGCGAATGCCCGCTCGGTGCCGGTGGCGCAGCGCATCGCGCTGCGGTTTACCGAAGCGCAGCAACGCGACATCGGACCGGTGACGCTCAACGTGTCGGGCTGCATCAACGCTTGCGCCCATCACCACGTGGCGCACATCGGGATTCTCGGTGTGGACAAGGCCGGCAAGGAAAACTATCAGATTACGCTGGGGGGCTCGGCGGACGACAACGCCGCCGTGGGCAAGATCCTCGGCCCGGGGGTCTCCTACGAAGCCGTGCCACAGGTCATCGAGAACATTCTCGAGCGCTATCTGAAGCTGCGTAACGAAGGCGAGCGTTTTATCGACACACTTGGTCGCGTCGGCGCGGAAGAATTCAAGGGAGCTTTGCATGTTGATTGA
- a CDS encoding AzlC family ABC transporter permease: MPVLSRTASFATGARDTLPMIVGAAPFGLIFGALVATTPLALWHGQLMSLSVFAGSSQFIAAGLFATGVGYVVLWATTLIVNLRHMLYAANLLPHVKHLDWRWRAVLGFVLTDETFAVTSSYFHRHPDDPMGHWYFLGSGLSMYVNWQVWTLAGLLFGAAFPRLQTLGLDFAMVATFIAIIVPQMARMPWAIATVVAGTAAYLCRAMPYKLGLLAAVALGIAAGMLALHAKRRNGARPTSGPGSDTHRRTPDDRSGMRSQETSAGGAQ; the protein is encoded by the coding sequence ATGCCGGTTCTGTCCCGCACGGCAAGCTTTGCCACAGGCGCCCGCGACACCTTGCCGATGATCGTCGGCGCGGCCCCCTTCGGCCTCATTTTCGGTGCGTTGGTCGCCACGACGCCGCTCGCGCTGTGGCATGGTCAACTGATGTCGCTGTCCGTCTTTGCCGGATCGAGCCAGTTCATTGCGGCCGGTCTGTTCGCCACCGGCGTGGGTTACGTCGTGCTGTGGGCGACCACGCTCATCGTCAATCTGCGCCATATGCTGTATGCGGCCAACCTGCTGCCGCATGTGAAGCATCTCGATTGGCGTTGGCGTGCGGTGCTGGGCTTCGTGCTCACGGACGAGACGTTCGCCGTCACGAGCAGTTACTTCCACCGTCATCCCGACGATCCGATGGGACATTGGTATTTCCTCGGTTCCGGCCTGTCGATGTACGTGAACTGGCAAGTGTGGACGTTGGCCGGTCTGCTGTTCGGCGCTGCCTTTCCCCGTCTGCAAACGCTCGGACTCGACTTCGCGATGGTGGCGACGTTCATCGCGATCATCGTGCCGCAAATGGCGCGCATGCCGTGGGCCATCGCGACCGTCGTCGCGGGCACCGCTGCCTATCTGTGCCGCGCAATGCCCTACAAGCTCGGCCTGCTCGCGGCCGTGGCGCTCGGTATTGCCGCGGGCATGCTGGCGCTGCATGCGAAGCGCCGTAACGGCGCACGCCCGACATCGGGCCCCGGGAGCGATACGCATCGGCGCACGCCGGACGATCGTTCGGGCATGCGCTCGCAGGAAACATCGGCGGGAGGGGCGCAATGA